The Malus domestica chromosome 10, GDT2T_hap1 genome contains a region encoding:
- the LOC114827440 gene encoding 2-hydroxy-palmitic acid dioxygenase MPO1-like codes for MGRTGLFDLERHFAFYGAYHSNPVNVLLHTFLVWPLIFTLDVLLNFTPPLYNFPSGLNYHGFELNVGLVLTLMYAIVCVKLDKKAGSLAALLLFLTRVGASVHGLGFAKSWKLVLAVQAFCWPALLIGHGVFEKRIPGLADSFFEGFMEPYYVLLEFLQSAFGYEPYPGFNKSVKEKIEADIKSWKIWAFMPLSSSIASPHRQSSTTDLDYLAHRVSSIGGTLWSLIVVKVLLALFDMIMRALFAWGSFTSFFRLSNLFVESSS; via the exons ATGGGGAGGACTGGATTGTTTGATCTTGAAAGGCACTTCGCCTTCTATGGAGCATATCACAGCAACCCGGTTAACGTTTTGCTACACACTTTCTTAGTATGGCCATTAATCTTCACTCTTGATGTTCTTCTCAACTTCACACCACCTCTCTATAATTTCCCATCTGGGTTAAACTATCACGGTTTCGAATTGAATGTCGGGTTGGTTTTGACTTTGATGTATGCTATCGTTTGTGTCAAATTGGACAAGAAAGCTGGGTCCTTGGCAGCTTTGCTATTGTTTCTCACCAGGGTTGGAGCCAGTGTTCATGGGCTGGGTTTTGCTAAGTCATGGAAGCTTGTTCTTGCTGTTCAGGCTTTCTGCTGGCCTGCACTGCTCATAGGCCATGGCGTTTTTGAGAAACGAATACCAGGTCTTGCAGACAGCTTTTTTGAAGGATTTATGGAGCCGTACTATGTGTTGCTTGAGTTTCTTCAATCAGCCTTTGGCTATGAACCCTATCCAGGGTTTAATAAGAGCGTGAAAGAAAAGATTGAAGCTGATATCAAATCGTGGAAG ATATGGGCTTTTATGCCCctttcttcatccattgcttcTCCTCATCGCCAGTCCTCCACCACCGACCTTGACTACTTGGCCCATCGCGTGTCTTCCATCGGTGGCACACTTTGGAGTTTGATTGTTGTTAAAGTACTTTTAGCACTATTTGATATGATCATGAGAGCGCTTTTTGCATGGGGCTCGTTCACTTCCTTTTTCCGTTTATCCAACTTGTTCGTGGAATCTTCTTCTTGA
- the LOC103444377 gene encoding uncharacterized protein, with the protein MERYFKRKTQLEILEPSPKSPKNNESSSKQTCVDSMKINSETLQYDPGLRRPILSYHPNVQDQVRRADLQNKPCQPKNHTFPYTNFGTKPRRFNPAWFTQFPNWLEYSTSHDAAYCLCCYLFKPDIGDQSGGDTFVGVGFKNWKCKKKLEIHVGGPNSSHNNAWRNCEALLNQKQHIETVISKQTDQDRIDYRTRLGASVGVSRMLLQQGLPFRGHDESENSLNQGNFLEILRWLRHYNEGIKAVTLENAPENLKLTSPDIQKDISSAISYEIISAITSDINDSLFSILVDESRDKSSNEQMAIVLRFVDKGHVIERFVGIEHVADTKASSLKFAIDDFFSRHGLSISKLRGQGYDGASNMQDLKGISDLAQKMVGTKKDHTYPLVYLLLTLALILPVATASVERVFSAMNIVKNTLRNRMSDLLMNDCLVAYIENDIFNSIEDEAIMQRFQNMKTRRG; encoded by the exons atggaaagatatttcaaaagaaaaacacaacTTGAGATATTAGAACCGTCTCCAAAGAGTCCAAAGAACAATGAAAGTAGTTCAAAACAAACTTGCGTGGATTCTATGAAAATTAACTCGGAAACTCTCCAATATGATCCTGGATTGCGTAGACCGATTTTGAGTTATCATCCTAATGTTCAAGACCAAGTTCGAAGAGCCGATCTCCAAAATAAACCTTGTCAGCCAAAAAACCATACATTTCCCTACACAAATTTTGGGACAAAGCCTAGAAGGTTCAATCCTGCTTGGTTTACTCAGTTTCCTAATTGGTTGGAGTATAGCACATCACATGATGCTGCCTATTGTTTATGTTGTTATCTCTTCAAACCTGATATTGGAGATCAATCTGGTGgggatacttttgttggagTCGGATTCAAGaattggaagtgcaagaagaaaCTAGAAATTCATGTTGGAGGACCTAATAGTTCTCATAATAATGCTTGGAGAAACTGTGAAGCCTTATTAAACCAAAAGCAACATATTGAAACAGTTATCTCAAAACAAACTGACCAAGATCGAATTGATTATCGAACTCGATTAGGTGCATCAGTTGGTGTTAGTAGAATGCTCTTACAACAAGGTCTTCCATTTCGTGGGCATGATGAATCTGAAAATTCACTCAACCAAGGAAACTTTCTTGAAATTCTACGATGGCTACGTCATTATAATGAGGGTATAAAGGCTGTCACACTAGAAAATGCtcctgaaaatttgaaattgacaTCACCTGATATTCAGAAGGACATCTCAAGTGCTATTTCATATGAAATCATCAGTGCAATCACTAGTGATATTAATGATTCTTTATTTTCCATTCTTGTTGATGAATCACGAGACAAGTCTTCAAATGAGCAAATGGCCATTGTATTGCGCTTTGTGGATAAGGGTCATGTGATAGAGCGCTTTGTAGGTATTGAGCATGTTGCAGATACTAAAGCTTCCTCACTCAAGTTCGCCATTGATGATTTCTTTTCTAGACATGGATTGAGCATATCAAAATTGCGTGGGCAAGGCTATGATGGGGCAAGTAATATGCAAG ATTTGAAAGGAATTAGTGATCTTGCACAAAAGATGGTTGGAACCAAGAAAGATCATACTTACCCGTTAGTGTACTTGCTTTTGACACTGGCACTCATCTTACCGGTTGCAACAGCAAGTGTAGAGCGAGTCTTTTCTGCTATGAACATTGTTAAGAACACCTTACGCAATCGAATGAGTGATTTGTTGATGAACGATTGTTTGGTTGCTTATAttgaaaatgatatttttaataGTATAGAGGACGAGGCTATCATGCAACggtttcaaaatatgaaaactcGTCGAggataa